Proteins encoded together in one Benincasa hispida cultivar B227 chromosome 1, ASM972705v1, whole genome shotgun sequence window:
- the LOC120070276 gene encoding pyrimidine-specific ribonucleoside hydrolase RihA isoform X9: protein MLLRRNFWVVLMLIAVVFGANLMVVKALPRRILLDTDVDTDDLFALLYLLKLNRSEFELEAVTISTNAWTSAGHAVNQIYDILYMMGRDDIAVGVGGEGGILDDGTIQPNVGGYLPIIEQGLTTTGGCRYRQAIPVGIRGQLDADTNYGLRKAFLPQGSRKYNPLQQSTAQQVMIDKISEGPINIFLIGPHTNFAIFLMSNPHLKKNVEHIYVMGGGIRSENPTDCCPKNASQSCTPQQCGDPGNIFTDYSSNPYAEFNIFGDPFAAYQVIHSGIPLTIVPLDATNTIPVTKNFFEAFEQNHDTVEAQYAFQSLKIARDFRLGKQFYTGDK, encoded by the exons ATGTTGCTGCGGAGGAATTTCTGGGTTGTTTTAATGTTGATTGCAGTGGTTTTCGGAGCCAATTTGATGGTTGTTAAGGCATTGCCACGACGAATTCTCTTGGATACAGATGTGGATACAGATGATTTATTTGCTCTTTTGTACCTCTTGAAGCTTAATCGGTCAGAATTTGAGTTGGAG GCAGTCACTATTAGCACAAATGCTTGGACGAGTGCTGGACATGCAGTGAACCAAATTTATGACATTCTTTACATGATGGGCCGCGACGATATTGCTGTTGGAGTTGGAGGAGAAGGTGGAATACTCGATGATGGAACAATTCAACCTAACGTTGGTGGATATCTTCCCATAATTGAGCAG GGATTGACGACTACAGGTGGATGCAGATATAGACAAGCCATTCCTGTTGGTATTAGAGGGCAATTAGATGCTGATACCAACTATGGGCTTCGCAAAGCATTCCTCCCTCAG GGAAGCCGGAAGTATAATCCTTTGCAACAATCAACAGCACAGCAGGTGATGATAGACAAAATATCCGAAGGCCCCATTAATATATTCCTTATAGGACCACACacaaattttgctattttcCTTATGAGTAATCCACACCTAAAGAAGAATGTTGAGCATATTTATGTAATGGGTGGTGGTATAAGATCAGAGAACCCAACTGACTGCTGTCCAAAAAATGCCAGCCAATCTTGCACTCCTCAACAATGTGGTGATCCTGGTAACATATTCACAGATTACTCTAGTAATCCTTATGCAGAATTCAATATCTTCGGAGATCCTTTCGCAGCATACCAG GTGATTCATTCTGGAATTCCACTCACCATTGTTCCACTGGATGCTACAAACACCATTCCCGTAACTAAGAATTTTTTTGAAGCATTTGAGCAGAATCATGATACAGTTGAGGCACAATATGCATTCCAATCATTAAAAATAGCTCGTGATTTTCGACTTGGCAAGCAATTCTATACA GGAGATAAATAA
- the LOC120070276 gene encoding probable uridine nucleosidase 2 isoform X8 has product MLLRRNFWVVLMLIAVVFGANLMVVKALPRRILLDTDVDTDDLFALLYLLKLNRSEFELEAVTISTNAWTSAGHAVNQIYDILYMMGRDDIAVGVGGEGGILDDGTIQPNVGGYLPIIEQGLTTTGGCRYRQAIPVGIRGQLDADTNYGLRKAFLPQGSRKYNPLQQSTAQQVMIDKISEGPINIFLIGPHTNFAIFLMSNPHLKKNVEHIYVMGGGIRSENPTDCCPKNASQSCTPQQCGDPGNIFTDYSSNPYAEFNIFGDPFAAYQVIHSGIPLTIVPLDATNTIPVTKNFFEAFEQNHDTVEAQYAFQSLKIARDFRLGKQFYTNYFMWDSFASGVATSIMLNSHNDDGQNDFAIMQYMNITVVTSNKPYGISDGSNPFFYGRQIPKFSLEKGGVHSGHVQTGLRDPFCIVDNGEGKCQDGYTAEVMGPEGVQVLVATRAKPNRNITSPLDREFYIGFLDGY; this is encoded by the exons ATGTTGCTGCGGAGGAATTTCTGGGTTGTTTTAATGTTGATTGCAGTGGTTTTCGGAGCCAATTTGATGGTTGTTAAGGCATTGCCACGACGAATTCTCTTGGATACAGATGTGGATACAGATGATTTATTTGCTCTTTTGTACCTCTTGAAGCTTAATCGGTCAGAATTTGAGTTGGAG GCAGTCACTATTAGCACAAATGCTTGGACGAGTGCTGGACATGCAGTGAACCAAATTTATGACATTCTTTACATGATGGGCCGCGACGATATTGCTGTTGGAGTTGGAGGAGAAGGTGGAATACTCGATGATGGAACAATTCAACCTAACGTTGGTGGATATCTTCCCATAATTGAGCAG GGATTGACGACTACAGGTGGATGCAGATATAGACAAGCCATTCCTGTTGGTATTAGAGGGCAATTAGATGCTGATACCAACTATGGGCTTCGCAAAGCATTCCTCCCTCAG GGAAGCCGGAAGTATAATCCTTTGCAACAATCAACAGCACAGCAGGTGATGATAGACAAAATATCCGAAGGCCCCATTAATATATTCCTTATAGGACCACACacaaattttgctattttcCTTATGAGTAATCCACACCTAAAGAAGAATGTTGAGCATATTTATGTAATGGGTGGTGGTATAAGATCAGAGAACCCAACTGACTGCTGTCCAAAAAATGCCAGCCAATCTTGCACTCCTCAACAATGTGGTGATCCTGGTAACATATTCACAGATTACTCTAGTAATCCTTATGCAGAATTCAATATCTTCGGAGATCCTTTCGCAGCATACCAG GTGATTCATTCTGGAATTCCACTCACCATTGTTCCACTGGATGCTACAAACACCATTCCCGTAACTAAGAATTTTTTTGAAGCATTTGAGCAGAATCATGATACAGTTGAGGCACAATATGCATTCCAATCATTAAAAATAGCTCGTGATTTTCGACTTGGCAAGCAATTCTATACA AATTATTTCATGTGGGATTCTTTCGCATCTGGTGTGGCAACATCTATCATGCTTAACTCGCATAATGATGATGGTCAAAATGATTTTGCTATCATGCAGTACATGAATATAACTGTAGTAACTTCAAATAAACCATATGGTATATCTGATGGATCAAATCCATTCTTTTATGGAcgtcaaattccaaaatttagTCTTGAAAAAGGTGGGGTGCACAGTGGCCATGTTCAAACAGGTCTTCGAGACCCCTTTTGCATTGTGGATAATGGAGAAGGCAAATGTCAG GATGGTTATACAGCAGAGGTAATGGGTCCAGAGGGAGTGCAAGTTTTGGTTGCTACAAGAGCAAAGCCCAACCGGAACATCACCAGTCCTCTTGACAGAGAATTTTACATAGGCTTCTTAGATG GTTATTAA
- the LOC120070276 gene encoding uncharacterized protein LOC120070276 isoform X1 yields the protein MLLRRNFWVVLMLIAVVFGANLMVVKALPRRILLDTDVDTDDLFALLYLLKLNRSEFELEAVTISTNAWTSAGHAVNQIYDILYMMGRDDIAVGVGGEGGILDDGTIQPNVGGYLPIIEQGLTTTGGCRYRQAIPVGIRGQLDADTNYGLRKAFLPQGSRKYNPLQQSTAQQVMIDKISEGPINIFLIGPHTNFAIFLMSNPHLKKNVEHIYVMGGGIRSENPTDCCPKNASQSCTPQQCGDPGNIFTDYSSNPYAEFNIFGDPFAAYQVIHSGIPLTIVPLDATNTIPVTKNFFEAFEQNHDTVEAQYAFQSLKIARDFRLGKQFYTNYFMWDSFASGVATSIMLNSHNDDGQNDFAIMQYMNITVVTSNKPYGISDGSNPFFYGRQIPKFSLEKGGVHSGHVQTGLRDPFCIVDNGEGKCQDGYTAEVMGPEGVQVLVATRAKPNRNITSPLDREFYIGFLDVINSPINTGRFNFTTQFPYYEQVMYIPDLKNIKRGKPVVIDMDMSVGDFLALFYLLKVPVEVIDIKAIIASPTGWANAATIDVIYDLLHMMGRDDIPVGLGDFFAVNQSDSILPIVGDCKYAKAIPNGCGGYLDSDTLYGLARNLPRSPRRYTVEHPVRHEAPHNSQHPELRQPLAMEIWESILTTLEPGSQISVLTNGPLTNLAKLITSNKNASSLIQEVYIVGGHIKDDDMDKGNVFTVPSNIYAEFNFFLDPLGAKIVFESTVNIKLVPLGIQRYVSSFENVLEILRKKKRTPELLFANRLLSRLFSLKQSDICYKHVETFLGEILGAVVLAEDLVKPVFQFKPVKILADGVESQDGQTIIYEKGGKLIQILQNLNQTAYFDLFANRLSDKKQSAVIKSFNDQKRMWWDSFASGMATSIMVNSHNDDDHNDFAMMEYMNITVVTSNKPYGISDGSNPFFYGHRIPKFGLKKGGVHSGHVQTRLRDPFCIVNNGQGKCQIHKMLSIRMVIPQR from the exons ATGTTGCTGCGGAGGAATTTCTGGGTTGTTTTAATGTTGATTGCAGTGGTTTTCGGAGCCAATTTGATGGTTGTTAAGGCATTGCCACGACGAATTCTCTTGGATACAGATGTGGATACAGATGATTTATTTGCTCTTTTGTACCTCTTGAAGCTTAATCGGTCAGAATTTGAGTTGGAG GCAGTCACTATTAGCACAAATGCTTGGACGAGTGCTGGACATGCAGTGAACCAAATTTATGACATTCTTTACATGATGGGCCGCGACGATATTGCTGTTGGAGTTGGAGGAGAAGGTGGAATACTCGATGATGGAACAATTCAACCTAACGTTGGTGGATATCTTCCCATAATTGAGCAG GGATTGACGACTACAGGTGGATGCAGATATAGACAAGCCATTCCTGTTGGTATTAGAGGGCAATTAGATGCTGATACCAACTATGGGCTTCGCAAAGCATTCCTCCCTCAG GGAAGCCGGAAGTATAATCCTTTGCAACAATCAACAGCACAGCAGGTGATGATAGACAAAATATCCGAAGGCCCCATTAATATATTCCTTATAGGACCACACacaaattttgctattttcCTTATGAGTAATCCACACCTAAAGAAGAATGTTGAGCATATTTATGTAATGGGTGGTGGTATAAGATCAGAGAACCCAACTGACTGCTGTCCAAAAAATGCCAGCCAATCTTGCACTCCTCAACAATGTGGTGATCCTGGTAACATATTCACAGATTACTCTAGTAATCCTTATGCAGAATTCAATATCTTCGGAGATCCTTTCGCAGCATACCAG GTGATTCATTCTGGAATTCCACTCACCATTGTTCCACTGGATGCTACAAACACCATTCCCGTAACTAAGAATTTTTTTGAAGCATTTGAGCAGAATCATGATACAGTTGAGGCACAATATGCATTCCAATCATTAAAAATAGCTCGTGATTTTCGACTTGGCAAGCAATTCTATACA AATTATTTCATGTGGGATTCTTTCGCATCTGGTGTGGCAACATCTATCATGCTTAACTCGCATAATGATGATGGTCAAAATGATTTTGCTATCATGCAGTACATGAATATAACTGTAGTAACTTCAAATAAACCATATGGTATATCTGATGGATCAAATCCATTCTTTTATGGAcgtcaaattccaaaatttagTCTTGAAAAAGGTGGGGTGCACAGTGGCCATGTTCAAACAGGTCTTCGAGACCCCTTTTGCATTGTGGATAATGGAGAAGGCAAATGTCAG GATGGTTATACAGCAGAGGTAATGGGTCCAGAGGGAGTGCAAGTTTTGGTTGCTACAAGAGCAAAGCCCAACCGGAACATCACCAGTCCTCTTGACAGAGAATTTTACATAGGCTTCTTAGAT GTTATTAACAGTCCTATAAACACAGGAAGGTTCAATTTTACCACACAATTCCCATATTACGAGCAAGTTATGTACATACCAGATTTAAAAAACATTAAACGAGGGAAACCTGTTGTGATTGATATGGATATGAGTGTTGGAGATTTTCTAGCATTGTTCTATCTTTTGAAAGTACCTGTGGAAGTTATTGACATTAAG GCAATAATAGCTAGTCCAACAGGATGGGCAAATGCTGCAACAATAGATGTTATCTATGACCTACTGCATATGATGGGTCGAGATGACATACCAGTAGGTCTTGGAGATTTTTTTGCGGTAAACCAATCAGATTCAATTTTGCCTATTGTTGGGGACTGTAAGTATGCTAAAGCCATTCCAAATGGGTGTGGTGGATATTTAGACTCTGACACTCTCTATGGTCTTGCTCGTAATTTGCCCAGAAGCCCAAGAAG GTACACAGTAGAACACCCAGTAAGACATGAAGCTCCTCACAACTCTCAGCATCCTGAACTGAGACAACCTCTAGCCATGGAAATTTGGGAATCCATATTGACAACATTGGAACCAGGATCCCAGATTTCAGTGCTTACCAATGGACCATTGACTAATTTAGCAAAGCTTATAACATCAAACAAAAACGCAAGTTCCCTTATACAG GAAGTTTATATAGTTGGGGGACACATCAAGGATGATGATATGGATAAAGGAAATGTCTTCACTGTTCCTTCAAATATATATGcagaattcaatttttttcttgatCCATTAGGAGCAAAGATTGTGTTCGAGTCGACAGTTAATATCAAGTTAGTTCCCCTCGGCATCCAGCGATATGTCAGCtcatttgaaaatgtattagAAATTCTCCGCAAAAAAAAGAGGACGCCCGAGCTACTCTTTGCTAATCGTTTGTTGTCAAGACTCTTCAGCTTGAAGCAATCAGACATCTGTTATAAGCATGTG GAAACTTTCTTGGGTGAAATTCTTGGCGCTGTAGTTCTGGCTGAAGATCTTGTCAAACCAGTTTTTCAATTCAAGCCTGTAAAAATCTTGGCAGATGGTGTTGAATCTCAAGATGGCCAAACAATCATCTATGAGAAGGGTGGgaaattaatccaaatactGCAGAATTTGAACCAAACAGCCTACTTTGATCTATTTGCAAACCGGCTAAGTGATAAGAAACAATCTGCGGTGATCAAAAGCTTTAACGACCAGAAAAGAATGTG GTGGGATTCCTTCGCATCTGGTATGGCAACGTCTATCATGGTTAACTCACATAACGATGATGATCACAATGATTTTGCTATGATGGAGTACATGAATATAACTGTAGTTACTTCAAATAAACCTTATGGTATATCTGATGggtcaaatccatttttttatgGACATCGAATTCCAAAATTTGGTCTAAAAAAAGGTGGGGTGCACAGTGGCCATGTTCAAACAAGACTTCGAGATCCCTTTTGCATTGTGAATAATGGACAAGGGAAATGTCAG ATTCACAAAATGTTATCCATCAGGATGGTTATACCGCAGAGGTAA
- the LOC120070276 gene encoding uncharacterized protein LOC120070276 isoform X2 has protein sequence MLLRRNFWVVLMLIAVVFGANLMVVKALPRRILLDTDVDTDDLFALLYLLKLNRSEFELEAVTISTNAWTSAGHAVNQIYDILYMMGRDDIAVGVGGEGGILDDGTIQPNVGGYLPIIEQGLTTTGGCRYRQAIPVGIRGQLDADTNYGLRKAFLPQGSRKYNPLQQSTAQQVMIDKISEGPINIFLIGPHTNFAIFLMSNPHLKKNVEHIYVMGGGIRSENPTDCCPKNASQSCTPQQCGDPGNIFTDYSSNPYAEFNIFGDPFAAYQVIHSGIPLTIVPLDATNTIPVTKNFFEAFEQNHDTVEAQYAFQSLKIARDFRLGKQFYTNYFMWDSFASGVATSIMLNSHNDDGQNDFAIMQYMNITVVTSNKPYGISDGSNPFFYGRQIPKFSLEKGGVHSGHVQTGLRDPFCIVDNGEGKCQDGYTAEVMGPEGVQVLVATRAKPNRNITSPLDREFYIGFLDAIIASPTGWANAATIDVIYDLLHMMGRDDIPVGLGDFFAVNQSDSILPIVGDCKYAKAIPNGCGGYLDSDTLYGLARNLPRSPRRYTVEHPVRHEAPHNSQHPELRQPLAMEIWESILTTLEPGSQISVLTNGPLTNLAKLITSNKNASSLIQEVYIVGGHIKDDDMDKGNVFTVPSNIYAEFNFFLDPLGAKIVFESTVNIKLVPLGIQRYVSSFENVLEILRKKKRTPELLFANRLLSRLFSLKQSDICYKHVETFLGEILGAVVLAEDLVKPVFQFKPVKILADGVESQDGQTIIYEKGGKLIQILQNLNQTAYFDLFANRLSDKKQSAVIKSFNDQKRMWWDSFASGMATSIMVNSHNDDDHNDFAMMEYMNITVVTSNKPYGISDGSNPFFYGHRIPKFGLKKGGVHSGHVQTRLRDPFCIVNNGQGKCQIHKMLSIRMVIPQR, from the exons ATGTTGCTGCGGAGGAATTTCTGGGTTGTTTTAATGTTGATTGCAGTGGTTTTCGGAGCCAATTTGATGGTTGTTAAGGCATTGCCACGACGAATTCTCTTGGATACAGATGTGGATACAGATGATTTATTTGCTCTTTTGTACCTCTTGAAGCTTAATCGGTCAGAATTTGAGTTGGAG GCAGTCACTATTAGCACAAATGCTTGGACGAGTGCTGGACATGCAGTGAACCAAATTTATGACATTCTTTACATGATGGGCCGCGACGATATTGCTGTTGGAGTTGGAGGAGAAGGTGGAATACTCGATGATGGAACAATTCAACCTAACGTTGGTGGATATCTTCCCATAATTGAGCAG GGATTGACGACTACAGGTGGATGCAGATATAGACAAGCCATTCCTGTTGGTATTAGAGGGCAATTAGATGCTGATACCAACTATGGGCTTCGCAAAGCATTCCTCCCTCAG GGAAGCCGGAAGTATAATCCTTTGCAACAATCAACAGCACAGCAGGTGATGATAGACAAAATATCCGAAGGCCCCATTAATATATTCCTTATAGGACCACACacaaattttgctattttcCTTATGAGTAATCCACACCTAAAGAAGAATGTTGAGCATATTTATGTAATGGGTGGTGGTATAAGATCAGAGAACCCAACTGACTGCTGTCCAAAAAATGCCAGCCAATCTTGCACTCCTCAACAATGTGGTGATCCTGGTAACATATTCACAGATTACTCTAGTAATCCTTATGCAGAATTCAATATCTTCGGAGATCCTTTCGCAGCATACCAG GTGATTCATTCTGGAATTCCACTCACCATTGTTCCACTGGATGCTACAAACACCATTCCCGTAACTAAGAATTTTTTTGAAGCATTTGAGCAGAATCATGATACAGTTGAGGCACAATATGCATTCCAATCATTAAAAATAGCTCGTGATTTTCGACTTGGCAAGCAATTCTATACA AATTATTTCATGTGGGATTCTTTCGCATCTGGTGTGGCAACATCTATCATGCTTAACTCGCATAATGATGATGGTCAAAATGATTTTGCTATCATGCAGTACATGAATATAACTGTAGTAACTTCAAATAAACCATATGGTATATCTGATGGATCAAATCCATTCTTTTATGGAcgtcaaattccaaaatttagTCTTGAAAAAGGTGGGGTGCACAGTGGCCATGTTCAAACAGGTCTTCGAGACCCCTTTTGCATTGTGGATAATGGAGAAGGCAAATGTCAG GATGGTTATACAGCAGAGGTAATGGGTCCAGAGGGAGTGCAAGTTTTGGTTGCTACAAGAGCAAAGCCCAACCGGAACATCACCAGTCCTCTTGACAGAGAATTTTACATAGGCTTCTTAGAT GCAATAATAGCTAGTCCAACAGGATGGGCAAATGCTGCAACAATAGATGTTATCTATGACCTACTGCATATGATGGGTCGAGATGACATACCAGTAGGTCTTGGAGATTTTTTTGCGGTAAACCAATCAGATTCAATTTTGCCTATTGTTGGGGACTGTAAGTATGCTAAAGCCATTCCAAATGGGTGTGGTGGATATTTAGACTCTGACACTCTCTATGGTCTTGCTCGTAATTTGCCCAGAAGCCCAAGAAG GTACACAGTAGAACACCCAGTAAGACATGAAGCTCCTCACAACTCTCAGCATCCTGAACTGAGACAACCTCTAGCCATGGAAATTTGGGAATCCATATTGACAACATTGGAACCAGGATCCCAGATTTCAGTGCTTACCAATGGACCATTGACTAATTTAGCAAAGCTTATAACATCAAACAAAAACGCAAGTTCCCTTATACAG GAAGTTTATATAGTTGGGGGACACATCAAGGATGATGATATGGATAAAGGAAATGTCTTCACTGTTCCTTCAAATATATATGcagaattcaatttttttcttgatCCATTAGGAGCAAAGATTGTGTTCGAGTCGACAGTTAATATCAAGTTAGTTCCCCTCGGCATCCAGCGATATGTCAGCtcatttgaaaatgtattagAAATTCTCCGCAAAAAAAAGAGGACGCCCGAGCTACTCTTTGCTAATCGTTTGTTGTCAAGACTCTTCAGCTTGAAGCAATCAGACATCTGTTATAAGCATGTG GAAACTTTCTTGGGTGAAATTCTTGGCGCTGTAGTTCTGGCTGAAGATCTTGTCAAACCAGTTTTTCAATTCAAGCCTGTAAAAATCTTGGCAGATGGTGTTGAATCTCAAGATGGCCAAACAATCATCTATGAGAAGGGTGGgaaattaatccaaatactGCAGAATTTGAACCAAACAGCCTACTTTGATCTATTTGCAAACCGGCTAAGTGATAAGAAACAATCTGCGGTGATCAAAAGCTTTAACGACCAGAAAAGAATGTG GTGGGATTCCTTCGCATCTGGTATGGCAACGTCTATCATGGTTAACTCACATAACGATGATGATCACAATGATTTTGCTATGATGGAGTACATGAATATAACTGTAGTTACTTCAAATAAACCTTATGGTATATCTGATGggtcaaatccatttttttatgGACATCGAATTCCAAAATTTGGTCTAAAAAAAGGTGGGGTGCACAGTGGCCATGTTCAAACAAGACTTCGAGATCCCTTTTGCATTGTGAATAATGGACAAGGGAAATGTCAG ATTCACAAAATGTTATCCATCAGGATGGTTATACCGCAGAGGTAA
- the LOC120070276 gene encoding uncharacterized protein LOC120070276 isoform X5, which yields MLLRRNFWVVLMLIAVVFGANLMVVKALPRRILLDTDVDTDDLFALLYLLKLNRSEFELEAVTISTNAWTSAGHAVNQIYDILYMMGRDDIAVGVGGEGGILDDGTIQPNVGGYLPIIEQGLTTTGGCRYRQAIPVGIRGQLDADTNYGLRKAFLPQGSRKYNPLQQSTAQQVMIDKISEGPINIFLIGPHTNFAIFLMSNPHLKKNVEHIYVMGGGIRSENPTDCCPKNASQSCTPQQCGDPGNIFTDYSSNPYAEFNIFGDPFAAYQVIHSGIPLTIVPLDATNTIPVTKNFFEAFEQNHDTVEAQYAFQSLKIARDFRLGKQFYTNYFMWDSFASGVATSIMLNSHNDDGQNDFAIMQYMNITVVTSNKPYGISDGSNPFFYGRQIPKFSLEKGGVHSGHVQTGLRDPFCIVDNGEGKCQDGYTAEVMGPEGVQVLVATRAKPNRNITSPLDREFYIGFLDVINSPINTGRFNFTTQFPYYEQVMYIPDLKNIKRGKPVVIDMDMSVGDFLALFYLLKVPVEVIDIKAIIASPTGWANAATIDVIYDLLHMMGRDDIPVGLGDFFAVNQSDSILPIVGDCKYAKAIPNGCGGYLDSDTLYGLARNLPRSPRRYTVEHPVRHEAPHNSQHPELRQPLAMEIWESILTTLEPGSQISVLTNGPLTNLAKLITSNKNASSLIQEVYIVGGHIKDDDMDKGNVFTVPSNIYAEFNFFLDPLGAKIVFESTVNIKLVPLGIQRYVSSFENVLEILRKKKRTPELLFANRLLSRLFSLKQSDICYKHVVSIGSEPSEFL from the exons ATGTTGCTGCGGAGGAATTTCTGGGTTGTTTTAATGTTGATTGCAGTGGTTTTCGGAGCCAATTTGATGGTTGTTAAGGCATTGCCACGACGAATTCTCTTGGATACAGATGTGGATACAGATGATTTATTTGCTCTTTTGTACCTCTTGAAGCTTAATCGGTCAGAATTTGAGTTGGAG GCAGTCACTATTAGCACAAATGCTTGGACGAGTGCTGGACATGCAGTGAACCAAATTTATGACATTCTTTACATGATGGGCCGCGACGATATTGCTGTTGGAGTTGGAGGAGAAGGTGGAATACTCGATGATGGAACAATTCAACCTAACGTTGGTGGATATCTTCCCATAATTGAGCAG GGATTGACGACTACAGGTGGATGCAGATATAGACAAGCCATTCCTGTTGGTATTAGAGGGCAATTAGATGCTGATACCAACTATGGGCTTCGCAAAGCATTCCTCCCTCAG GGAAGCCGGAAGTATAATCCTTTGCAACAATCAACAGCACAGCAGGTGATGATAGACAAAATATCCGAAGGCCCCATTAATATATTCCTTATAGGACCACACacaaattttgctattttcCTTATGAGTAATCCACACCTAAAGAAGAATGTTGAGCATATTTATGTAATGGGTGGTGGTATAAGATCAGAGAACCCAACTGACTGCTGTCCAAAAAATGCCAGCCAATCTTGCACTCCTCAACAATGTGGTGATCCTGGTAACATATTCACAGATTACTCTAGTAATCCTTATGCAGAATTCAATATCTTCGGAGATCCTTTCGCAGCATACCAG GTGATTCATTCTGGAATTCCACTCACCATTGTTCCACTGGATGCTACAAACACCATTCCCGTAACTAAGAATTTTTTTGAAGCATTTGAGCAGAATCATGATACAGTTGAGGCACAATATGCATTCCAATCATTAAAAATAGCTCGTGATTTTCGACTTGGCAAGCAATTCTATACA AATTATTTCATGTGGGATTCTTTCGCATCTGGTGTGGCAACATCTATCATGCTTAACTCGCATAATGATGATGGTCAAAATGATTTTGCTATCATGCAGTACATGAATATAACTGTAGTAACTTCAAATAAACCATATGGTATATCTGATGGATCAAATCCATTCTTTTATGGAcgtcaaattccaaaatttagTCTTGAAAAAGGTGGGGTGCACAGTGGCCATGTTCAAACAGGTCTTCGAGACCCCTTTTGCATTGTGGATAATGGAGAAGGCAAATGTCAG GATGGTTATACAGCAGAGGTAATGGGTCCAGAGGGAGTGCAAGTTTTGGTTGCTACAAGAGCAAAGCCCAACCGGAACATCACCAGTCCTCTTGACAGAGAATTTTACATAGGCTTCTTAGAT GTTATTAACAGTCCTATAAACACAGGAAGGTTCAATTTTACCACACAATTCCCATATTACGAGCAAGTTATGTACATACCAGATTTAAAAAACATTAAACGAGGGAAACCTGTTGTGATTGATATGGATATGAGTGTTGGAGATTTTCTAGCATTGTTCTATCTTTTGAAAGTACCTGTGGAAGTTATTGACATTAAG GCAATAATAGCTAGTCCAACAGGATGGGCAAATGCTGCAACAATAGATGTTATCTATGACCTACTGCATATGATGGGTCGAGATGACATACCAGTAGGTCTTGGAGATTTTTTTGCGGTAAACCAATCAGATTCAATTTTGCCTATTGTTGGGGACTGTAAGTATGCTAAAGCCATTCCAAATGGGTGTGGTGGATATTTAGACTCTGACACTCTCTATGGTCTTGCTCGTAATTTGCCCAGAAGCCCAAGAAG GTACACAGTAGAACACCCAGTAAGACATGAAGCTCCTCACAACTCTCAGCATCCTGAACTGAGACAACCTCTAGCCATGGAAATTTGGGAATCCATATTGACAACATTGGAACCAGGATCCCAGATTTCAGTGCTTACCAATGGACCATTGACTAATTTAGCAAAGCTTATAACATCAAACAAAAACGCAAGTTCCCTTATACAG GAAGTTTATATAGTTGGGGGACACATCAAGGATGATGATATGGATAAAGGAAATGTCTTCACTGTTCCTTCAAATATATATGcagaattcaatttttttcttgatCCATTAGGAGCAAAGATTGTGTTCGAGTCGACAGTTAATATCAAGTTAGTTCCCCTCGGCATCCAGCGATATGTCAGCtcatttgaaaatgtattagAAATTCTCCGCAAAAAAAAGAGGACGCCCGAGCTACTCTTTGCTAATCGTTTGTTGTCAAGACTCTTCAGCTTGAAGCAATCAGACATCTGTTATAAGCATGTG GTTTCTATTGGCTCAGAACCTTCGGAATTCTTATGA